In a single window of the Platichthys flesus chromosome 5, fPlaFle2.1, whole genome shotgun sequence genome:
- the atf7ip gene encoding activating transcription factor 7-interacting protein 1 isoform X1 — MEVVVTEEKKKIFRARKTMKISDRQQLESLHSTLLSAAPGLSNPSPPPLMNGTHKEDGQKVGDKEQNNISDSNSPNATSPASPAPFLSLNLSPSPGSSQSPTTKDETPATSPTSPFHSLNFELKQMEDKEEETKGSLLPLLRDAVTLAPTKSKENQEKDTEMIPEVKKKEEKQTIAENPAVDPKKDSTKGLVPCSPVPPPVSDCTKPVDTDSDATKAVDPEAPAAKMKDEKPSSPRSITSDSSPSCSSSSHPASSSGADLSQIKDIKKDNIKEEKDKKEVVEKGSVGEEKMEVDSVKVEPKVKKPSIGKITKPSRPSSTPPSNTVQEDKGSTSGVKRTLSEGSEKDGQTVKREGKRPKVEREELEAQLEFKITAKAGSHHKLEKIVQQLVDERLRVLEMTIFDKHFQELKDRVDKLDCATKHQTVINTLQAKIARLAKKFGEANQASENKRKQEALAAAAAASAAKTAAVANNPQVQRPIRTSMELKQISTVSSSTPAVNPAQTALSASVPASVTTSTSTTMVQQAPILQLITSSANAANTLAAGITTQSPTGTLLLKAGPGNSMMASGQPLLIQLPLSVANGQAGTLVNFPVSSLSAANSLNKAKNTASTTTYILKPAPIITTTSASTPAAATVSALQASTGQFPSTQISLARAVYQGGAGGITTPNAGMSVTTARTPAQSISIAGAMSSASSPATSGPAATGSTAPGPPQGTSLTSKTDNQAKAATARPKGSFIDLTEDDDDVQVTGVKNATVAAPSSTQRPLPTVSLVNSTGARLSPHSSPQLTVHHRPPLDSPLKPRPVTTTTPSRVSVLPPLPVAPAPSRLPPEAERTTLPQQPQLKLVPSQTGIVLSWCVSETDRTCAAVDSYHLYAFHQDNSSSNVLQQHWKKIGEVKALPLPMACTLTQFQSGSTYHFAVRARDIYGRFGSFCEPQCTNVISASSS; from the exons ATGGAAGTCGTTGTGAccgaagagaagaagaaaatcttCCGTGCCAGGAAAACCATGAAGATCAGTGATCGACAGCAGCTGGAGAGtcttcacagcactttgttgtcGGCAGCTCCGGGATTGTCCAACCCATCTCCGCCACCACTAATGAACGGCACTCACAAAGAGGACGGACAAAAAGTAGGGGATAAAGAGCAAAACAACATCTCGGACTCAAACTCCCCTAATGCTACATCACCTGCCTCTCCTGCTCCTTTCCTGTCCCTGAACCTGTCACCCTCCCCTGGCTCTTCACAAAGTCCCACAACAAAGGATGAAACTCCGGCCACATCTCCTACATCACCATTCCACTCACTAAACTTTGAACTGAAACAGATGGAGGATAAGGAAGAAGAGACAAAAGGGTCTCTGTTGCCATTGTTAAGGGATGCTGTTACACTAGCACCGACGAAATCAAAGGAAAACCAGGAAAAAGACACTGAAATGATTCCAGaggtgaaaaagaaagag GAGAAACAGACTATAGCAGAGAACCCAGCTGTGGATCCGAAGAAGGATTCCACTAAAGGTCTGGTTCCATGTTCGCCTGTGCCACCTCCAGTTTCTGACTGCACAAAACCAGTGGATACAGATAGCGACGCTACAAAGGCCGTGGACCCTGAGGCCCCCGCAGCcaaaatgaaagatgaaaagcCTTCCTCACCTAGATCTATAACTTCCGATTCCTCTCCTTCTTGTTCCTCCTCGTCTcatccagcttcctcctctggTGCGGATCTATCACAAATCAAAGATATCAAAAAGGATaacataaaagaagaaaaggacaaGAAAGAGGTTGTGGAGAAAGGATCCGTCGGTGAGGAAAAGATGGAGGTGGACTCAGTAAAAGTGGAGCCCAAAGTGAAAAAACCTAGCATCGGAAAAATCACAAAACCATCTCGACCATCATCCACTCCGCCATCGAATACAG TGCAAGAGGACAAGGGCTCAACCTCGGGTGTGAAACGAACTTTATCAGAGGGTTCAGAAAAAGATGGACAAACGGTgaaaagagaggggaagaggcCAAAGGTGGAGCGTGAGGAGTTGGAGGCTCAGTTGGAATTTAAAATCACTGCAAAAGCTGGTAGCCACCACAAACTTGAAAAG ATTGTGCAGCAACTAGTGGATGAACGGTTGAGGGTCTTGGAGATGACAATCTTCGACAAGCATTTCCAAGAACTCAAGGACAGAGTAGACAAGCTTGACTGTGCCACCAAACACCAAACTGTCATTAACACACTCCAA gcCAAAATAGCGCGATTAGCAAAAAAGTTTGGTGAAGCTAATCAGGCATCGgagaacaaaaggaaacaagag GCActtgccgctgctgctgctgcctctgctgccaaGACTGCCGCAGTTGCAAACAACCCTCAAGTTCAGCG GCCGATCCGGACTTCCATGGAGTTAAAGCAGATATCAACAGTGTCTTCCTCAACCCCAGCTG tgaatccagctcagacaGCCCTGTCAGCCTCGGTCCCGGCTTCAGTCACAACATCCACCTCCACAACTATGGTTCAGCAGGCACCCATCCTCCAGCTGATCACCTCCTCTGCTAATGCTGCTAACACCTTGGCTGCTGGCATCACCACTCAGAGTCCCACAGGCACCCTGCTGCTGAAGGCAGGCCCTGGGAACAGCATGATGGCTTCGGGCCAGCCGCTCCTCATCCAGCTGCCTTTATCAGTGGCTAATGGTCAGGCAGGAACACTGGTCAACTTCCCCGTCTCCTCCTTGTCTGCAGCCAATTCACTCAACAAGGCCAAAAACACTGCTTCTACCACCACGTATATACTCAAGCCCGCTCCCATCATCACAACGACATCAGCTTCTACCCCAGCTGCTGCTACTGTCTCAGCGCTCCAAGCCTCCACCGGCCAGTTTCCCTCTACCCAGATCTCTCTGGCCCGAGCTGTGTATCAGGGGGGTGCAGGGGGGATAACTACTCCCAATGCTGGTATGTCCGTAACCACGGCCAGGACGCCAGCTCAGTCCATCTCTATAGCCGGAGCGATGtcgtctgcctcctctcctgcaaCGTCTGGGCCAGCAGCTACAGGTTCCACTGCTCCAGGACCTCCACAGGGGACATCTCTGACGTCAAAGACAG ACAACCAAGCTAAAGCAGCCACGGCACGACCCAAAGGCTCCTTCATAGATCTCactgaggatgatgatgatgtgcaaG TGACAGGAGTGAAAAATGCCACTGTTGCCGCCCCCTCATCGACCCAGCGTCCTCTTCCAACCGTCAGCCTTGTCAACA GTACAGGAGCAAGGTTGTCTCCACACAGCAGTCCTCAGTTGACTGTCCACCACCGCCCCCCACTG GACTCACCATTGAAACCCCGCCCTGTAACCACTACTACCCCGAGCCGGGTTTCGGTGCTGCCCCCTCTCCCTGTGGCACCCGCACCGTCACGTTTACCCCCAGAGGCTGAGCGGACCACACTTCCTCAGCAACCCCAGCTGAAGCTGGTGCCAAGTCAGACTGGTATAGTTTTGTCCTGGTGTGTGTCAGAAACTGACCGGACCTGTGCAGCTGTAGACAGTTATCACCTCTATGCCTTCCACCAAGATAACTCCAGCAGCAATGTGTTGCAGCAGCACTGGAAGAAGATTGGGGAGGTGAAGGCCCTTCCCCTGCCCATGGCCTGTACACTGACACAGTTCCAGTCTGGCTCCACTTATCATTTTGCTGTTCGAGCCAGAGACATATACGGGCGCTTTGGCTCCTTCTGTGAACCTCAGTGCACAAACGTCATCAGCGCCAGCTCAAGTTGA
- the atf7ip gene encoding activating transcription factor 7-interacting protein 1 isoform X2, with translation MEVVVTEEKKKIFRARKTMKISDRQQLESLHSTLLSAAPGLSNPSPPPLMNGTHKEDGQKVGDKEQNNISDSNSPNATSPASPAPFLSLNLSPSPGSSQSPTTKDETPATSPTSPFHSLNFELKQMEDKEEETKGSLLPLLRDAVTLAPTKSKENQEKDTEMIPEVKKKEEKQTIAENPAVDPKKDSTKASSSGADLSQIKDIKKDNIKEEKDKKEVVEKGSVGEEKMEVDSVKVEPKVKKPSIGKITKPSRPSSTPPSNTVQEDKGSTSGVKRTLSEGSEKDGQTVKREGKRPKVEREELEAQLEFKITAKAGSHHKLEKIVQQLVDERLRVLEMTIFDKHFQELKDRVDKLDCATKHQTVINTLQAKIARLAKKFGEANQASENKRKQEALAAAAAASAAKTAAVANNPQVQRPIRTSMELKQISTVSSSTPAVNPAQTALSASVPASVTTSTSTTMVQQAPILQLITSSANAANTLAAGITTQSPTGTLLLKAGPGNSMMASGQPLLIQLPLSVANGQAGTLVNFPVSSLSAANSLNKAKNTASTTTYILKPAPIITTTSASTPAAATVSALQASTGQFPSTQISLARAVYQGGAGGITTPNAGMSVTTARTPAQSISIAGAMSSASSPATSGPAATGSTAPGPPQGTSLTSKTDNQAKAATARPKGSFIDLTEDDDDVQVTGVKNATVAAPSSTQRPLPTVSLVNSTGARLSPHSSPQLTVHHRPPLDSPLKPRPVTTTTPSRVSVLPPLPVAPAPSRLPPEAERTTLPQQPQLKLVPSQTGIVLSWCVSETDRTCAAVDSYHLYAFHQDNSSSNVLQQHWKKIGEVKALPLPMACTLTQFQSGSTYHFAVRARDIYGRFGSFCEPQCTNVISASSS, from the exons ATGGAAGTCGTTGTGAccgaagagaagaagaaaatcttCCGTGCCAGGAAAACCATGAAGATCAGTGATCGACAGCAGCTGGAGAGtcttcacagcactttgttgtcGGCAGCTCCGGGATTGTCCAACCCATCTCCGCCACCACTAATGAACGGCACTCACAAAGAGGACGGACAAAAAGTAGGGGATAAAGAGCAAAACAACATCTCGGACTCAAACTCCCCTAATGCTACATCACCTGCCTCTCCTGCTCCTTTCCTGTCCCTGAACCTGTCACCCTCCCCTGGCTCTTCACAAAGTCCCACAACAAAGGATGAAACTCCGGCCACATCTCCTACATCACCATTCCACTCACTAAACTTTGAACTGAAACAGATGGAGGATAAGGAAGAAGAGACAAAAGGGTCTCTGTTGCCATTGTTAAGGGATGCTGTTACACTAGCACCGACGAAATCAAAGGAAAACCAGGAAAAAGACACTGAAATGATTCCAGaggtgaaaaagaaagag GAGAAACAGACTATAGCAGAGAACCCAGCTGTGGATCCGAAGAAGGATTCCACTAAAG cttcctcctctggTGCGGATCTATCACAAATCAAAGATATCAAAAAGGATaacataaaagaagaaaaggacaaGAAAGAGGTTGTGGAGAAAGGATCCGTCGGTGAGGAAAAGATGGAGGTGGACTCAGTAAAAGTGGAGCCCAAAGTGAAAAAACCTAGCATCGGAAAAATCACAAAACCATCTCGACCATCATCCACTCCGCCATCGAATACAG TGCAAGAGGACAAGGGCTCAACCTCGGGTGTGAAACGAACTTTATCAGAGGGTTCAGAAAAAGATGGACAAACGGTgaaaagagaggggaagaggcCAAAGGTGGAGCGTGAGGAGTTGGAGGCTCAGTTGGAATTTAAAATCACTGCAAAAGCTGGTAGCCACCACAAACTTGAAAAG ATTGTGCAGCAACTAGTGGATGAACGGTTGAGGGTCTTGGAGATGACAATCTTCGACAAGCATTTCCAAGAACTCAAGGACAGAGTAGACAAGCTTGACTGTGCCACCAAACACCAAACTGTCATTAACACACTCCAA gcCAAAATAGCGCGATTAGCAAAAAAGTTTGGTGAAGCTAATCAGGCATCGgagaacaaaaggaaacaagag GCActtgccgctgctgctgctgcctctgctgccaaGACTGCCGCAGTTGCAAACAACCCTCAAGTTCAGCG GCCGATCCGGACTTCCATGGAGTTAAAGCAGATATCAACAGTGTCTTCCTCAACCCCAGCTG tgaatccagctcagacaGCCCTGTCAGCCTCGGTCCCGGCTTCAGTCACAACATCCACCTCCACAACTATGGTTCAGCAGGCACCCATCCTCCAGCTGATCACCTCCTCTGCTAATGCTGCTAACACCTTGGCTGCTGGCATCACCACTCAGAGTCCCACAGGCACCCTGCTGCTGAAGGCAGGCCCTGGGAACAGCATGATGGCTTCGGGCCAGCCGCTCCTCATCCAGCTGCCTTTATCAGTGGCTAATGGTCAGGCAGGAACACTGGTCAACTTCCCCGTCTCCTCCTTGTCTGCAGCCAATTCACTCAACAAGGCCAAAAACACTGCTTCTACCACCACGTATATACTCAAGCCCGCTCCCATCATCACAACGACATCAGCTTCTACCCCAGCTGCTGCTACTGTCTCAGCGCTCCAAGCCTCCACCGGCCAGTTTCCCTCTACCCAGATCTCTCTGGCCCGAGCTGTGTATCAGGGGGGTGCAGGGGGGATAACTACTCCCAATGCTGGTATGTCCGTAACCACGGCCAGGACGCCAGCTCAGTCCATCTCTATAGCCGGAGCGATGtcgtctgcctcctctcctgcaaCGTCTGGGCCAGCAGCTACAGGTTCCACTGCTCCAGGACCTCCACAGGGGACATCTCTGACGTCAAAGACAG ACAACCAAGCTAAAGCAGCCACGGCACGACCCAAAGGCTCCTTCATAGATCTCactgaggatgatgatgatgtgcaaG TGACAGGAGTGAAAAATGCCACTGTTGCCGCCCCCTCATCGACCCAGCGTCCTCTTCCAACCGTCAGCCTTGTCAACA GTACAGGAGCAAGGTTGTCTCCACACAGCAGTCCTCAGTTGACTGTCCACCACCGCCCCCCACTG GACTCACCATTGAAACCCCGCCCTGTAACCACTACTACCCCGAGCCGGGTTTCGGTGCTGCCCCCTCTCCCTGTGGCACCCGCACCGTCACGTTTACCCCCAGAGGCTGAGCGGACCACACTTCCTCAGCAACCCCAGCTGAAGCTGGTGCCAAGTCAGACTGGTATAGTTTTGTCCTGGTGTGTGTCAGAAACTGACCGGACCTGTGCAGCTGTAGACAGTTATCACCTCTATGCCTTCCACCAAGATAACTCCAGCAGCAATGTGTTGCAGCAGCACTGGAAGAAGATTGGGGAGGTGAAGGCCCTTCCCCTGCCCATGGCCTGTACACTGACACAGTTCCAGTCTGGCTCCACTTATCATTTTGCTGTTCGAGCCAGAGACATATACGGGCGCTTTGGCTCCTTCTGTGAACCTCAGTGCACAAACGTCATCAGCGCCAGCTCAAGTTGA